Proteins from a genomic interval of Brachybacterium vulturis:
- a CDS encoding alpha/beta hydrolase family protein — protein sequence MTRASSSARSRLDSVRRAIPLLQRPDQARWPEVVVHGAVGATAMFALSAGALTAGARVLARLPLVPRESLRGLPDVTVRAVHPERIHLDASHTTDRGGLLALRQGGGTVHVRLGPVDGRPTPTTVSRPVLAVDTEEPLQVDRARSNGFYWAGTPQTAHGLATEEVTVDSPVGHMPAWLVRPDTEQGALAGNADTWAILIHGHGSARGEALRVIPLLHRLGLTSLAITYRNDVGAPASADRMHHLGAAEWEDTEAAIEFALAHGARRIVLVGWSMGGGIALRTSVRSAHRDRIAALVLDSPAVDWQDILIYHATALKAPARMRELALWMMTSRFGARMVQLREPLALAEMTPEHYAEHLTHPTLLFHALDDETVPPEPSRRLAALRTDLIEFVPVVGASHTREWNSDPARYERRLAAYLVRELGLEIPGGEIRVPVRDPASPALEGSIGLRL from the coding sequence ATGACGCGCGCCTCTTCCTCCGCCCGCTCCCGCCTCGACTCCGTCCGCCGCGCCATCCCGCTCCTGCAGCGTCCTGATCAGGCACGATGGCCGGAAGTGGTGGTCCATGGGGCCGTCGGCGCGACCGCCATGTTCGCACTCAGCGCGGGTGCCCTCACGGCGGGGGCCCGCGTGCTGGCGCGCCTTCCGCTGGTGCCTCGGGAGAGCCTGCGCGGGCTGCCCGACGTCACGGTGCGGGCCGTGCACCCGGAGCGCATCCACCTCGACGCGTCCCACACCACCGACCGCGGCGGCCTGCTCGCCCTGCGCCAGGGCGGCGGCACCGTCCACGTGCGCCTGGGACCCGTCGACGGGCGCCCCACCCCGACCACCGTCTCCCGGCCCGTGCTGGCCGTGGACACCGAGGAGCCGCTGCAGGTGGACCGGGCTCGCAGCAACGGCTTCTACTGGGCGGGGACCCCGCAGACCGCCCATGGCCTGGCCACCGAGGAGGTCACCGTCGACTCGCCGGTCGGCCACATGCCCGCCTGGCTGGTGCGCCCCGATACGGAGCAGGGTGCCCTCGCCGGCAACGCGGACACCTGGGCGATCCTGATCCACGGCCACGGGTCCGCACGCGGCGAGGCGCTGCGGGTGATCCCGCTGCTGCACCGGCTGGGACTGACCAGCCTGGCCATCACCTACCGCAACGACGTCGGCGCCCCCGCCTCCGCGGACCGGATGCATCACCTCGGCGCGGCGGAATGGGAGGACACCGAGGCCGCGATCGAATTCGCCCTCGCGCACGGGGCGCGCCGGATCGTCCTGGTGGGATGGTCGATGGGCGGCGGCATCGCGCTGCGCACCTCGGTCCGCTCCGCGCACCGCGACCGCATCGCCGCCCTGGTCCTGGACTCCCCGGCCGTGGACTGGCAGGACATCCTCATCTATCACGCCACCGCGCTGAAGGCACCGGCCCGGATGCGGGAGCTCGCGCTGTGGATGATGACCTCGCGGTTCGGGGCGCGGATGGTGCAGCTGCGGGAGCCGCTGGCACTGGCCGAGATGACTCCGGAGCACTACGCGGAGCACCTGACGCACCCCACGCTGCTCTTCCATGCCCTGGACGACGAGACGGTCCCGCCCGAGCCCAGCCGCCGGCTGGCGGCGCTGCGCACGGACCTCATCGAGTTCGTCCCCGTCGTCGGGGCCTCGCACACCCGCGAGTGGAACAGCGACCCCGCGCGCTACGAGCGTCGACTCGCCGCGTACCTGGTGCGGGAGCTCGGGCTGGAGATCCCGGGCGGGGAGATCCGGGTGCCGGTCCGGGATCCCGCGTCCCCGGCCCTCGAGGGCTCCATCGGGCTGCGTCTGTGA
- the zapE gene encoding cell division protein ZapE, with the protein MTEALCDRRPDPSLERLLADLVPPPRFAQARLDNYVPDPAHPSQEEAKQRVTAFAAALGAPRGGFLAKLRRRKPEPARGIYLDGGFGVGKTHLLTSLFHAVEGERVYGTFVEYTDLVGALGFQRALDLLGESVLVCIDEFELDDPGDTLLMTRLIRELSDRGVAIVATSNTLPDALGEGRFAAQDFLREIQAMAERFEVLRIDGEDFRRRDGVAEIATLPEPEVERSGESMAAATLDEFDPLLRHLTTVHPSRYGAMIDEVSAAHVIGMHGLTHHHDALRFVVLVDRLYDREVPTLISLAGASAPGVLEDLFSAELLRSGYRKKYLRSLSRLASLTGDGGALLRPGAADAAS; encoded by the coding sequence GTGACCGAAGCTCTCTGCGACCGCCGGCCCGACCCGTCCCTGGAGCGACTGCTCGCGGACCTGGTGCCTCCGCCGCGGTTCGCGCAGGCACGGCTGGACAACTACGTCCCGGACCCGGCCCATCCCTCCCAGGAGGAGGCGAAGCAGCGGGTGACCGCCTTCGCCGCCGCCCTGGGCGCCCCGCGCGGCGGCTTCCTGGCGAAGCTGCGGCGGAGGAAGCCGGAGCCCGCGCGCGGCATCTATCTCGACGGCGGATTCGGTGTGGGCAAGACGCACCTGCTGACCTCCCTGTTCCACGCCGTCGAGGGGGAGCGGGTGTACGGCACCTTCGTGGAGTACACCGACCTGGTCGGTGCGCTCGGCTTCCAGAGGGCCCTCGACCTGCTCGGTGAGTCGGTCCTGGTGTGCATCGACGAGTTCGAGCTCGACGACCCGGGCGACACCCTGCTGATGACCCGCCTGATCCGCGAGCTCTCCGACCGCGGGGTCGCGATCGTGGCGACCTCGAACACCCTGCCCGACGCGCTCGGCGAGGGGCGCTTCGCCGCGCAGGACTTCCTGCGGGAGATCCAGGCGATGGCCGAGCGCTTCGAGGTGCTGCGGATCGACGGGGAGGACTTCCGGCGGCGCGACGGCGTCGCCGAGATCGCCACGCTCCCCGAACCGGAGGTGGAGCGCAGCGGGGAGTCGATGGCGGCGGCCACCCTCGATGAGTTCGATCCCCTGCTGCGCCACCTCACCACGGTCCACCCCTCCCGCTACGGCGCCATGATCGACGAGGTCTCCGCCGCGCATGTCATCGGGATGCACGGGCTCACCCACCATCACGACGCGCTGCGCTTCGTGGTGCTCGTGGACCGGCTCTACGACCGCGAGGTGCCGACGCTGATCTCCCTGGCCGGAGCCTCGGCCCCGGGCGTCCTCGAGGATCTCTTCTCCGCCGAGCTGCTGCGCAGCGGGTACCGCAAGAAGTATCTGCGCTCGCTGTCCCGCCTCGCGTCGCTGACGGGCGACGGCGGGGCGCTGCTGCGCCCCGGCGCCGCCGACGCCGCCTCCTGA
- the treZ gene encoding malto-oligosyltrehalose trehalohydrolase, whose translation MSTVPARDYGAYRVWAPDARQVTVRIDGAEQPMRTAGDGWFDLPGVPAVPGARYAFRLDGSELWLPDPRSLSQPDGVHADSEVVDPAPLRQETSWEGRDLRGRILYELHVGTFTPGPDGRGGTFDSAIERLDELVELGVDAVELMPVAPFPGDRGWGYDGVGLYGVHAAYGGPEGLARFVAAAHRRGLAVVLDVVHNHLGPAGNYLGRFGPYFTDRHHTPWGSAINLDAPGSPQVRDFLLGSARLWLVDVGVDGLRLDAVHELRDDSHRHVLAELADAVSVWEEETGRPLTLIAESDRNQPATVTPTAHGGLGMDMQWADDVHHGVHAWISGERAGYYADFGSAEALATVLEEVFLHAGTWSSFRQEVWGAPVDPGSGEYDAHSFVTFLQDHDQVGNRAAGDRIHHGITPGAQAAASALILLGPGTPMLFQGEEWAASTPFTYFTAHDEELGALVSAGRREEFAAMGWAAQVPDPQLRSTFESSILRWREREQAGHAAMLEWYRTLIALRRAHADLHDPALAATAVDVLAEGTVLLRRGALAVLAHRGPGPLPAGPRAAEVLASFGEMTRGADGTLALAGPGAVVLRPAR comes from the coding sequence ATGAGCACCGTCCCGGCTCGCGACTACGGCGCCTACCGGGTGTGGGCACCGGACGCACGGCAGGTGACCGTCCGGATCGACGGGGCCGAGCAGCCGATGCGGACCGCCGGCGACGGCTGGTTCGACCTGCCGGGGGTGCCCGCAGTGCCCGGCGCCCGGTACGCCTTCCGGCTCGACGGCTCCGAGCTGTGGCTGCCCGATCCGCGATCGCTGTCCCAGCCGGACGGAGTCCACGCCGACAGCGAGGTGGTCGACCCCGCACCGCTGCGCCAGGAGACCTCCTGGGAGGGGCGTGACCTGCGCGGACGGATCCTGTACGAGCTGCACGTGGGCACCTTCACGCCGGGGCCCGACGGGCGCGGAGGCACCTTCGACTCGGCGATCGAGCGTCTCGACGAGCTGGTGGAGCTCGGAGTCGATGCCGTGGAGCTGATGCCGGTGGCACCCTTTCCCGGGGACCGGGGCTGGGGCTACGACGGGGTCGGTCTGTACGGGGTCCATGCCGCCTACGGGGGCCCGGAGGGACTGGCCCGCTTCGTGGCCGCCGCCCATCGGCGGGGGCTCGCCGTGGTGCTCGACGTGGTGCACAACCACCTCGGCCCCGCCGGCAACTATCTGGGCAGGTTCGGCCCCTACTTCACCGACCGGCACCACACCCCGTGGGGATCGGCGATCAACCTCGATGCCCCCGGGTCCCCTCAGGTGCGGGACTTCCTGCTGGGCAGCGCCCGGCTGTGGCTGGTGGACGTGGGTGTGGACGGACTGCGGCTCGATGCCGTCCACGAGCTGCGCGACGACTCCCATCGCCACGTCCTCGCCGAGCTGGCGGACGCGGTCTCCGTCTGGGAGGAGGAGACCGGCCGGCCGCTGACGCTGATCGCGGAATCCGACCGCAACCAGCCCGCCACGGTCACCCCCACCGCGCACGGCGGCCTGGGCATGGACATGCAGTGGGCCGATGACGTCCACCACGGCGTCCACGCCTGGATCAGCGGCGAGCGCGCCGGCTACTACGCGGACTTCGGCAGCGCCGAGGCGCTCGCGACCGTGCTGGAGGAGGTCTTCCTCCACGCCGGGACCTGGTCCAGCTTCCGCCAGGAGGTGTGGGGCGCACCGGTGGATCCCGGCTCCGGCGAGTACGACGCCCATTCCTTCGTCACCTTCCTCCAGGATCATGACCAGGTGGGCAATCGTGCCGCCGGGGACCGGATCCACCACGGGATCACACCGGGCGCTCAGGCGGCGGCGAGCGCGCTGATCCTGCTGGGCCCGGGCACGCCGATGCTGTTCCAGGGCGAGGAGTGGGCGGCGTCGACCCCGTTCACCTACTTCACGGCCCATGACGAGGAGCTGGGGGCGCTGGTGAGCGCCGGACGGAGGGAGGAGTTCGCCGCCATGGGCTGGGCCGCGCAGGTCCCCGACCCGCAGCTGCGCTCGACCTTCGAGTCCTCGATCCTGCGCTGGCGGGAACGGGAGCAGGCGGGGCACGCGGCGATGCTGGAGTGGTACCGCACGCTCATCGCGCTGCGTCGGGCGCACGCGGATCTGCACGATCCCGCGCTGGCCGCCACCGCCGTCGACGTGCTCGCGGAGGGCACGGTGCTGCTGCGTCGCGGCGCTCTGGCGGTGCTCGCCCATCGCGGGCCCGGCCCGCTCCCGGCGGGACCGCGCGCCGCAGAGGTGCTGGCCTCCTTCGGTGAGATGACGCGCGGCGCCGACGGGACGCTCGCCCTGGCCGGACCGGGTGCCGTGGTGCTCCGACCGGCCCGGTGA
- a CDS encoding DUF3000 domain-containing protein gives MPVHEIRSGDDVFRAAVDAMTSAPQRAEFTWRTIPAPSKMAPSTWACTGEILVHDEELASGRLVILHDPAGQESWDGTYRMVALVQAQLEPEFAVESMLGDVAWSWVTESLELHDADSRELGCTATRVVSQSYGALASRPSTVDVEMRVSWTPEPPEPTSEAASGSMIDLAPHFAAWTAMLAAAGGLPPAPPRIAPIAPTHHARAPRPEEAGDAR, from the coding sequence GTGCCCGTCCATGAGATCCGCTCCGGTGACGACGTCTTCCGAGCCGCCGTCGACGCCATGACCTCTGCACCACAGCGTGCGGAGTTCACCTGGCGCACGATTCCCGCGCCCTCGAAGATGGCGCCGTCGACCTGGGCGTGCACGGGCGAGATCCTGGTGCACGACGAGGAGCTGGCCTCCGGTCGGCTGGTGATCCTGCACGATCCCGCGGGCCAGGAGTCCTGGGACGGCACCTATCGGATGGTCGCACTGGTGCAGGCACAGCTCGAACCGGAGTTCGCCGTCGAGTCCATGCTCGGCGACGTGGCCTGGTCCTGGGTGACCGAGTCCCTGGAGCTCCACGACGCCGACTCCCGGGAGCTGGGCTGCACCGCGACCCGTGTGGTCTCCCAGTCCTACGGCGCACTGGCCTCCCGTCCCTCGACCGTGGACGTCGAGATGCGGGTGTCCTGGACCCCAGAGCCCCCGGAGCCGACGTCCGAGGCGGCGTCCGGGTCGATGATCGACCTGGCACCCCATTTCGCGGCCTGGACCGCGATGCTCGCCGCCGCCGGTGGACTGCCGCCGGCCCCGCCCCGCATCGCCCCGATCGCTCCCACCCACCACGCGAGGGCGCCCCGCCCCGAGGAAGCCGGTGACGCCCGGTGA
- the glgX gene encoding glycogen debranching protein GlgX — MQIWTGQAYPLGATFDGSGTNFALFSEVAERVELCLIDETGAERRVEVTEVDAYVWHVYLPSVQPGQRYGFRVHGPYDPAAGHRCDASKLLLDPYAKAIAGMASNHPSLYSYDFEHPAERNTDDSAEHTMHSVVVSPFFDWGNDHPPAHEYHDTVIYEAHIKGLTMLHPDIDEDIRGSYVAMGHPAIIEHLTELGVTAVELMPVHQFVQDGHLVEQGLRNYWGYNTIGFFAPHNEYSHAGQLGQQVQEFKQMVKNLHEADIEVILDVVYNHTAEGNQLGPTLCFRGIDNAAYYRLVEGDEAHYYDTTGTGNSLLMRTPHVLQLIMDSLRYWVTEMHVDGFRFDLASTLARELHEVDRLSAFFDIIQQDPVISQVKVIAEPWDLGEGGYQVGGFPPLWSEWNGKYRDTVRDFHRSQPGKIGDFTSRLAGSSDLYQHTGRTPIASINFVTAHDGFTLADLVSYNDRHNAANGEGGEDGESHNRSWNSGVEGPTDDAEVRDLRLQRAKNLMATLLLSQGVPMILHGDEMGRTQDGNNNTYCQDNELAWMDWELDPYQMDMLWFTQSVIALRRDHPIFRRRRFLQGTAQDGADPVLPDVEWLGTDGALMTDEDWNIPQNKCLTMFLNGSGIPEPNLRGERIIDDSALVMFNASGNPVDFTLPPADHGREWRVELGTGDMFDVGEVLVAGTTVTRPGHSLLILMRPPMTEHDADLPEHDENRTARA, encoded by the coding sequence ATGCAGATCTGGACCGGACAGGCCTACCCCCTGGGTGCCACCTTCGATGGCTCGGGCACGAACTTCGCCCTCTTCTCGGAGGTCGCCGAGCGCGTCGAGCTGTGCCTGATCGACGAGACGGGCGCCGAGCGCCGCGTCGAGGTCACGGAGGTGGATGCCTACGTGTGGCACGTGTACCTGCCGTCGGTGCAGCCCGGTCAGCGCTACGGCTTCCGGGTGCACGGGCCCTACGACCCCGCCGCCGGCCACCGCTGCGATGCCTCGAAGCTGCTGCTGGACCCGTATGCGAAGGCGATCGCCGGGATGGCCAGCAACCATCCCTCGCTGTACAGCTACGACTTCGAGCACCCCGCCGAGCGCAACACGGACGACTCCGCGGAGCACACCATGCACTCCGTGGTGGTCTCCCCCTTCTTCGACTGGGGCAACGACCACCCGCCGGCCCACGAATATCACGACACCGTCATCTACGAGGCCCACATCAAGGGTCTGACGATGCTCCATCCCGACATCGACGAGGACATCCGCGGCAGCTACGTCGCCATGGGGCATCCGGCGATCATCGAGCACCTCACGGAGCTGGGCGTCACCGCGGTCGAGCTGATGCCGGTCCACCAGTTCGTGCAGGACGGTCACCTGGTCGAGCAGGGGTTGCGCAACTACTGGGGCTACAACACCATCGGCTTCTTCGCCCCCCACAACGAGTACTCGCACGCCGGGCAGCTGGGCCAGCAGGTCCAGGAGTTCAAGCAGATGGTGAAGAACCTCCACGAGGCGGACATCGAGGTGATCCTCGACGTGGTCTACAACCACACCGCCGAGGGCAACCAGCTGGGCCCCACCCTCTGCTTCCGCGGCATCGACAACGCCGCCTACTACCGCCTCGTGGAGGGGGACGAGGCGCACTACTACGACACCACCGGCACCGGCAACTCCCTGCTGATGCGCACCCCCCACGTGCTGCAGCTGATCATGGACTCGCTGCGCTACTGGGTCACCGAGATGCATGTGGACGGTTTCCGCTTCGATCTCGCCTCCACCCTCGCCCGCGAGCTGCACGAGGTGGACCGGCTCTCCGCCTTCTTCGACATCATCCAGCAGGACCCGGTGATCTCCCAGGTCAAGGTCATCGCGGAGCCCTGGGACCTCGGTGAGGGCGGCTACCAGGTGGGAGGGTTCCCGCCGCTGTGGTCCGAGTGGAACGGCAAGTACCGCGACACGGTGCGCGACTTCCACCGCTCCCAGCCGGGCAAGATCGGGGACTTCACCTCACGACTGGCCGGCAGCTCGGACCTGTACCAGCACACCGGGCGCACCCCGATCGCCTCGATCAACTTCGTCACCGCCCACGACGGTTTCACGCTGGCCGACCTGGTCTCCTACAACGACCGGCACAACGCGGCCAACGGGGAGGGCGGCGAGGACGGCGAGAGCCACAACCGCTCCTGGAACTCCGGCGTGGAGGGCCCGACCGACGATGCGGAAGTGCGCGACCTGCGCCTGCAACGGGCGAAGAACCTGATGGCCACGCTGCTGCTCAGCCAGGGTGTGCCGATGATCCTGCACGGCGACGAGATGGGTCGCACCCAGGACGGCAACAACAACACCTACTGCCAGGACAACGAGCTGGCCTGGATGGACTGGGAGCTGGACCCGTACCAGATGGACATGCTCTGGTTCACCCAGAGCGTCATCGCGCTGCGTCGGGACCATCCGATCTTCCGCCGTCGGCGCTTCCTGCAGGGGACCGCCCAGGACGGCGCCGATCCGGTGCTCCCGGACGTCGAATGGCTCGGCACCGACGGCGCCCTGATGACCGACGAGGACTGGAACATCCCGCAGAACAAGTGCTTGACGATGTTCCTCAACGGCTCCGGGATCCCCGAGCCGAACCTGCGCGGGGAACGGATCATCGACGACTCGGCGCTGGTGATGTTCAACGCCTCCGGCAATCCCGTGGACTTCACGCTGCCCCCGGCCGACCACGGTCGGGAGTGGCGCGTCGAGCTGGGCACCGGGGACATGTTCGATGTCGGTGAGGTCCTCGTGGCCGGGACCACCGTCACCCGACCCGGCCATTCGCTGCTGATCCTCATGCGGCCGCCCATGACGGAGCACGACGCAGACCTTCCCGAGCACGACGAGAACCGCACCGCCCGCGCCTGA
- the msrB gene encoding peptide-methionine (R)-S-oxide reductase MsrB, giving the protein MSTEPIGSRPYPISVSDLEWRERLSPAEYQVLREGGTERPGTGEYEEVRPAGTYACKGCGAELFTATAQFDAHCGWPAFYAPAGSEAVELLEDTTLGMRRIEVRCTACGSHLGHVFEGEGFPTPTDQRYCINSISLVHSDDVTPTDAAST; this is encoded by the coding sequence ATGTCCACCGAACCCATCGGCTCTCGCCCCTACCCCATCTCGGTCAGCGATCTGGAGTGGCGCGAGCGCCTCTCCCCCGCCGAGTACCAGGTGCTCCGCGAGGGCGGCACCGAACGACCCGGCACCGGGGAGTACGAGGAGGTGCGACCGGCCGGCACCTATGCCTGCAAGGGCTGCGGCGCCGAGCTGTTCACCGCCACCGCCCAGTTCGATGCCCACTGCGGCTGGCCCGCCTTCTACGCCCCCGCCGGATCGGAGGCGGTCGAGCTGCTCGAGGACACCACCCTGGGGATGCGGCGCATCGAGGTGCGCTGCACCGCCTGCGGCTCGCACCTCGGCCACGTCTTCGAGGGCGAGGGATTCCCGACGCCCACCGACCAGCGCTACTGCATCAACTCGATCAGCCTGGTCCACAGCGACGACGTGACCCCCACCGACGCCGCCTCCACCTGA
- the treY gene encoding malto-oligosyltrehalose synthase produces the protein MSIDPVRRPVPQGSEGAAPTAALPALRPVPTSTYRLQLHAGFTADDAVQVVPYLARLGVGHVFCSPVLQAAPGSTHGYDVVEHSRISEEIGGEDALRRLAEAAHGHGMGLIADVVPNHMAIPTPIWHNRALWSVLREGAASAFADWFDVELSGERSLLVPVLGRPIGAVLADEEISVGEEQIPQLDGSLRREHVVRYFDHVLPVAAGTEHLGLADLLDRQWYRLAYWKVADDELDYRRFFDVDTLAAVRVELPHVFDATHATLLRLQGEGVIDGYRIDHPDGLADPRGYLRDLERATGGAWTVVEKILDGEEQLPGDFACAGSTGYDALWRVGGLFHDPHGAIGLTHLWQRRTGDLRPFEEVAEDSTDLIVSTSLWAEIERLTTLIHKICQEDIRLRDTTRRNLQKVVVALLTSMDRYRAYIVPGEPAPGSERTVIEQAAARAYRRLGEDEDIIATLETVVALVCGDEVGSAGRTRSAERDEVVVRFAQTCGPVHAKGLEDTAFYRYSRFVAVNEVGSDPDRIGVDPDELHDHAASMVRTRPDAMTTLSTHDTKRSEDVRARLAVLTEQPLEWSVVVQDLERATAAQRGDRVDGAVELLLWQTLAACWALPGAAAEPLTAERLDQYLTKAMREAKRHTTWTEQDGEYEQQVLALGRAGLNSSEVDGILGEWTRRTFAAQRSAILGQKLVQLTMPGVPDVYQGNETIDLSLVDPDNRREVAHGAHRERLARMIQGAGPDGIADEKLWLTHRALVLRRERPELFQGREAAYRPLPTTTGHAVAFGRAVGEGPIDVVTVVTRLAHGLSQRGGWGDAWIALPPGRWRDTLSGKEVAGGQAALAALLDEWPVALLVRVAGRQDDR, from the coding sequence GTGAGCATCGATCCCGTCCGCCGCCCCGTCCCGCAGGGGAGCGAGGGGGCCGCCCCCACCGCCGCCCTGCCCGCCCTCCGGCCGGTCCCGACCTCCACCTACCGCCTGCAGCTGCATGCGGGGTTCACCGCGGACGATGCCGTGCAGGTGGTGCCGTACCTCGCGCGCCTCGGAGTGGGCCACGTCTTCTGCTCCCCCGTGCTGCAGGCTGCGCCGGGCTCGACCCATGGCTACGACGTGGTCGAGCACTCCCGCATCAGCGAGGAGATCGGCGGGGAGGACGCACTGCGCCGACTGGCCGAGGCAGCGCATGGCCACGGGATGGGCCTGATCGCCGACGTCGTCCCCAACCATATGGCGATCCCCACCCCGATCTGGCACAACCGTGCCCTGTGGTCGGTGCTGCGTGAGGGGGCCGCGTCCGCCTTCGCGGACTGGTTCGATGTCGAGCTCAGCGGGGAGCGCTCGCTCCTGGTCCCGGTGCTGGGTCGTCCCATCGGCGCCGTCCTGGCCGATGAGGAGATCTCCGTGGGAGAGGAGCAGATCCCGCAGCTGGACGGATCCCTCCGCAGGGAGCACGTGGTGCGGTACTTTGACCACGTGCTGCCCGTCGCCGCCGGCACCGAGCACCTGGGCCTGGCGGATCTGCTGGATCGGCAGTGGTACCGACTGGCGTACTGGAAGGTCGCCGACGACGAGCTGGACTACCGGCGCTTCTTCGACGTGGACACCCTCGCCGCCGTCCGGGTGGAGCTTCCTCACGTGTTCGACGCGACCCATGCGACGCTGCTGCGTCTGCAGGGCGAGGGGGTGATCGACGGCTACCGCATCGACCACCCGGACGGCCTGGCCGATCCTCGTGGGTACCTGCGGGATCTCGAGCGCGCGACCGGCGGGGCCTGGACCGTGGTGGAGAAGATCCTGGACGGCGAGGAGCAGCTGCCCGGGGACTTCGCCTGCGCGGGCTCCACGGGGTACGACGCCCTGTGGCGGGTGGGCGGGCTCTTCCACGACCCGCACGGCGCGATCGGGCTGACCCATCTGTGGCAGCGTCGCACCGGCGACCTGCGGCCCTTCGAGGAGGTCGCCGAGGACTCCACGGATCTGATCGTCTCGACCAGTCTGTGGGCGGAGATCGAGCGCCTGACCACGCTGATCCACAAGATCTGCCAGGAGGACATCCGGCTGCGGGACACCACCAGGCGGAACCTCCAGAAGGTCGTGGTGGCGCTGCTGACGTCGATGGATCGCTACCGGGCGTACATCGTGCCGGGGGAACCGGCGCCGGGCTCCGAGCGCACGGTGATCGAGCAGGCGGCGGCCCGGGCGTACCGGCGCCTCGGCGAGGACGAGGACATCATCGCGACCTTGGAGACCGTGGTGGCTCTGGTCTGCGGCGACGAGGTCGGCAGCGCGGGCCGCACCCGCAGCGCCGAGCGCGACGAGGTGGTGGTGCGCTTCGCCCAGACCTGCGGCCCGGTCCATGCCAAGGGGCTCGAGGACACCGCGTTCTACCGCTACTCCCGTTTCGTCGCCGTCAACGAGGTGGGGTCGGATCCGGATCGGATCGGGGTGGATCCGGACGAGCTGCACGATCATGCCGCCTCGATGGTCCGCACCCGTCCCGATGCGATGACCACCCTGTCCACCCACGACACCAAGCGCAGCGAGGACGTGCGTGCCCGCCTCGCGGTGCTCACCGAGCAGCCGCTGGAATGGTCGGTGGTGGTGCAGGACCTGGAGCGGGCGACCGCCGCGCAGCGGGGGGACCGGGTCGACGGGGCGGTCGAGCTGCTGCTGTGGCAGACCCTCGCCGCATGCTGGGCGCTGCCGGGGGCGGCGGCCGAGCCGCTGACCGCCGAGCGGCTGGACCAGTACCTGACCAAGGCCATGCGGGAGGCGAAGCGCCACACCACCTGGACCGAGCAGGACGGCGAGTACGAGCAGCAGGTGCTGGCCCTGGGCCGGGCCGGCCTGAACTCCTCGGAGGTCGACGGGATCCTCGGGGAGTGGACGCGCCGCACCTTCGCCGCCCAGCGCAGCGCGATCCTGGGCCAGAAGCTGGTGCAGCTGACGATGCCGGGCGTGCCGGACGTCTACCAGGGCAATGAGACGATCGACCTCTCGCTCGTGGACCCGGACAACCGCCGCGAGGTCGCCCATGGCGCGCATCGCGAGCGCCTGGCGCGGATGATCCAGGGCGCAGGCCCCGACGGGATCGCCGACGAGAAGCTGTGGCTGACCCACCGCGCCCTGGTGCTGCGCCGTGAGCGGCCGGAGCTCTTCCAGGGCCGGGAGGCGGCCTATCGCCCGCTGCCCACCACCACCGGGCACGCCGTCGCCTTCGGTCGTGCCGTGGGCGAGGGCCCGATCGACGTGGTCACCGTGGTGACCCGGCTCGCCCATGGCCTCTCCCAGCGCGGTGGCTGGGGGGACGCCTGGATCGCGCTGCCCCCGGGCCGCTGGCGCGACACCCTCAGCGGCAAGGAGGTCGCGGGCGGGCAGGCGGCTCTCGCTGCGCTGCTGGACGAGTGGCCGGTCGCGCTCCTGGTGCGCGTCGCAGGACGCCAGGACGACCGATGA